The proteins below come from a single Sorghum bicolor cultivar BTx623 chromosome 4, Sorghum_bicolor_NCBIv3, whole genome shotgun sequence genomic window:
- the LOC8056473 gene encoding uncharacterized protein LOC8056473: MKSSSAGSRASRDVDVDVELLKAVAQAWHAQSGNPRPSSRAASGAGANDPAGGAGARARAGAAPHRPSRFKLEAMAAAAAPAPAPDARRARQSSWDFAQSLWDPYELVAVSRRLESGLVIADHAAAAAAAPQDGGDARGAAEKRRRESGRSLRNLFLRSTSKSAHRLYHPTDYPLSPVVERTPLYFITPLS, from the exons ATGAAGAGCTCGTCGGCGGGGTCGCGCGCGTCCAGGGACGTGGACGTGGACGTGGAGCTGCTCAAGGCGGTGGCGCAGGCGTGGCACGCGCAGTCGGGAAACCCGCGGCCGTCGTCGCGGGCGGCGTCGGGGGCGGGCGCCAACGACCCCGCCGGCGGCGCTGGCGCGCGGGCCCGCGCGGGCGCGGCGCCGCACCGCCCGTCCCGGTTCAAGCTAGAGGCcatggcggcggccgcggcaccCGCACCGGCACCGGACGCCCGCCGGGCCCGCCAGAGCTCGTGGGACTTCGCGCAGTCGCTGTGGGACCCGTACGAGCTCGTCGCCGTGTCGCGGAGGCTCGAGTCCGGCCTCGTCATCGCcgaccacgccgccgccgccgccgccgcgccgcaggATGGGGGCGACGCGCGGGGAGCGGCGGAGAAGCGGCGCAGGGAGAGCGGCCGCAGCCTGAGGAACCTGTTCCTTCGCTCCACCTCAAAGAG TGCCCATCGCCTCTACCACCCAACCGATTATCCACTGTCACCTGTGGTAGAAAGAACCCCCCTCTACTTCATCACACCGCTATCTTGA